The nucleotide sequence AGGTTTTAACAACAGGTGAGCTGAGCTTCTGTGCTTAAACACAGATAACCTTATTAACAACATCTCCTCTCACATCATACACAGTCGAAAGTCTAAAAGCCCAGCCAGAAACTAAACATGcagagcagtctgaagcctgagcaTCCACTTCTCTAacagtgtatatataaatatgagcgaaaatgacaaaaagaatAGTTAGTTAGTTTTACATTCATCATTTTGGAAATAATTTTCACTAGAAAGATCCTGAATGATGAAGGCAGAAAGTTTGAACTACCATGTTGCGTACCAAAATAACAAGCAACGTGCCATAATTACTGGGACACTGGGAAGTTTTGCtgtcacagcagcagaaaaggtGTTATTATGGATTTTTCCCATAGAGTAATTTTGCAGTACCTCATATCTTATAGTCAGGCGGTTGTTGTCAACAGATAGAAGCACGATGTCTTGAGGGAAGAGAACCATCAGTCTTTCTTGGATACCCTAAAAGAACAAAGCCAGCATATCTTGGTTACTGTAGCATACATTTCCCATTGTACCGTGttatatttgcattttaaaaaatgatcacATTAATTATTTCTAGGATTTTTATCCTCTATTGTAGTTAAAAGGGCAACGTCACCTAACCTGGAGATGACTGAAAAGACTTTTTGCGCACTGAGCAGCTTTAGGGAAATTTTTGCCCATGTTCACTTTAGATAATCTGAACAAAGAACGTGCAACACTAATCTGAATCTCACTTCTGACCCATGGCAGGGACAGAGAGGTGACTTGTTGAAGATATCCTGAACTTCTCTGTCAGTAAATGCagctgtttttgctgctgtaagCCTCTGTTATCTGGGGTCAGTCTCTGTTACCCGCTGTTTATGCTGCTGATAGCCACTGTTATTGGCTGTTAGTCTCTGTTATCTGGGATTAATCTATGTTAGTTGCTGTTAGCTGGTGTTAGCCTCTGCTACCTACTGTTTATGCTGCTGTTAGCCACTGTTAGtagctgttagcctctgttattTGGTGTTAGTCTCTGTTACCCGCTGTTTATGCTGCTGTTGGCCACTGTTAGTGGCTGTTAGTCTGTGTTCTCTGGGATTAATCTATGTTTGTTGCTGTTAGCTGGTGTTAGTCTCTGCTACCTACTGTTTATGCTGCTGTTAGcagctgttagcctctgttatcTGCTGTTAGCTGGCTTTCGAGATACTTTCTTTGAAGTAGATCTAACATTAGGCTTGGACACTTGTGAATAAACTCTCATATGATGTGAATGAGACTGTATATCAAACTGTTTATCtgaagaaaatgtatttttttcattttgtttgtttttagaacaCTCCACCCTAACATTAGCTGacataatgttagcttataaccagctgttgttgttattgtttagcCGGCCCGTTGTCAGCTGTCTGGCGGGAAGGGGTCGCATGTCTAATctgctgaaaataaataattgagaAAATATCATTAATAATTAAGCATATTTAAGTTTTTGTGTGTTAAAATGCCCATATTTTAGTTCAAGAGATGATGCTTGATTTGATGATGTAGAGAATGACGTTTTATCCAGACGCCGGTTGCATTCTTTATGATAAAACACAGCTATGATCTGTCATATGTGGAGTCTGCATGCGCATGCCTACGAGTTTTAACATGTACTACGCAGGTGGCTGGTCTCCAGTCATACATAAAACGCAGTTATGCGGAATAGCGATGTCTATCCCAACAACTGTATTCAAGATGGTGGGGGGACTGTATTTTTAATTGGATTCATTCTAAATTTATGAGATTGCATTAAGTTGTTGGAAGATTTAATTACACACTTATCAATGTATATTTATGAGAACTCATAGCTGAAAAGAGTGAAAACTGCTACATGGTGATAGAGAACAAGGTTGCATATCCTTTTTTTAGGAGCTGAGGGGAAATATGTGCTCTTGTCAACTGCGGTTCAACTTGCATCATGTGGTAAATGTAGAAGGAAAAAGTACTGAAAATAGGGCTCTTTACACTTTTCTGAGGCCTTTAAGTCAGAAGCAAATGTCTTTCCATGCTGAAAGACAGCATGTATACATCATGTTCACTGAATTCATACAGTATATGAATGCAATTAACATGATTTCAACAAGACTTTGCAGTTGTGGTTTGTCATAAGTTAGTTGCACAATGTTAATGTCATAGTTACCCAATCCTTTTTTACTTTGAATGGGAACTCAGAACAGTCTTATTATTAATTTGCAAGCAAATCTTTTAGGTTCCCTATGATGGCGTCATCATTTCCCCAACGACTGTTTTATAATTCTAATGAAACAAGCTCATTTTTATTAGGAATAAAAAAGAAGTCAAGTTTCTATTTAATGATCTAAATGGAAATTGCCCTCATGTCTaattttggtgatttttgtgccTGCCAAACAGTTGATCATCTTTAGTTTAATATgtcaacacacaaaaaatgttttaaaaatatgttaaagaAAACTTTCAGAGGACGTTGGAGAGTATTTACtacctgtctctgtgtgttgatGATGTGGACAATAGATACGTAGCTCGGCTGACCCATGTGCTGTATGGGCGAGCCCTCCCATTGCCATATTGGAGCTTGTAGTAAGTATTTTTTCAGTTCTTCTCTTTTCCAGTTCTCATCACACGGTAACTAGAAGAGAAAGATGTGCACAGTGTATTTTACTGACATGTAACTACAATACTTTGGTACAGTTGTAACCAGATGCAGTGCAACAGTTAGTCAGTACTAGATAGGAGAGAGCGCAGTGGGAGGGACTCATGGGCTGCATCATGGCCTTGTATCTCCTGTCTTCTGCGTGCTGCATCCATTTCTGTAGGTCTGCCGCACTGGCACATGTGAACACCTTGGAGTCCATCACTGGACCTGGATAGAAGAGGGAACAGCATAAATCatgcttagtttttcacactgcattGCACGTCTTAGTGGAACTTGGTAATTtccactgactcactgctgatTTCAAACATGTGTGGCGAATGTGACGCGTCCAAGTCCAGAGAGACGACTTGGAAGGAAAGTCCAGAAAGGGGAAGAATGCCCTGCAAGATAAAAGAAGACAAACTCAAAGAAATGAATAACATTGGCGATTAGATTCCTGTATTAAGATTACAGTGCAGAAATTGTCCGACAACAAAACCCAACGTTTACATATTAAGGACATTGATCCCTAAAATTTCCTGCAGATTTAGTGTGTTTCTACACTTTTGAAACATAATTCTCATGTTCACCCTAGAAAGTTTGGATATTTTCATCAAAAAGAAGTGAAAGGTGTGTGGGCAGGTGGCGGGCACAGTAGATCTGAATAGCTGCATTATAGAAGTTTGACAGTATATTTGGAGCTTGACCCATAGCtggaaataaaaactcaaatcaTTCTGTTTTCACCTTTTGCAACTTGGAAGTAAAATTCTAACTCGTCTGAATGCAGCTTGATGCAGGGTATTCTGACTAGGGTCTAAAGTTACGGTATTCTGACTAGGGTCTAAAGTTACAGTATTCAGTTTTCTGATCACAAGAGACAGTTTAATTAAGTTAATGAATTAatttatcattattaataaagccaatgtgtgaaaaaaggcacatgcaTGTACAACACAAGGATCTAAAGAGCCTTCCATTAGGTGACCTCAATAGTCTGGGCAGGGGTAAGGTTTCACAGTGGCTTCAGCTGTGGTAATGTCCCataccttttttcacatttggttCTTCTGATGATGTAAAAGGCTAgtactgggtcaacgacccccTCATAATGAACAACCCCCACTAGAATTTAAATACACATACATGTGATGTATGATCACACTTTAAAGCCGATATCatgtttaaaacatttgttGTTTATGTCGACCAGTTTGGTTTGGGGTCCTCATAGAATCAGTTAGAATCAATCACTGTGTTGTAGCTGTTTTCTGCTGGGCACAAATGACAGCCCATGATTTAATTTCCAACAACCCGCAGCTTTATTATTACTACCCACTTTTAGTTTTACACTAATCCAATAAAGGTTTTCACTTCTGTGAAAGAATATGTTTACTTCAGTTTTCCAGCGATTGTCTGTTAACATAGCATTTCTAACCACATGTCttaaaaagtataaagaatacCTCATAAACAAAGTCTTGTCGAGAGTGGTCCAGAGAAAGGATGAGTAGGTGGAAAGAGAACAAAACCAGGAAGTGTTCTCGGGTTTCCTGCAGAGGCACAATTCACAGGATTTAATCATTTtcatacttttttaaaatggcCACATAAACACATGTGTGGGTCTGCTCTAAAAGTTAAAATGACTTTACAGGATAGGGCCAAACGATGGGTATGGATCCCTGCTAAGTGACTTGTTTATGATATTAATAAATAACTAATTTAACTcatttaaatgtgatttttcttattgcagcaattaaaaaaccttttctttttgAGCCTCGTCTAAATCCAAGGACTGTCTCACACATGAACTTTCTCACTCCTTTTGTGTGTTACCACATTACCTGTGTGTAGCTGATGTAGAGAGACACCAGTGAGGAGTGGATGATCTCTCCATACATGTGGGCAGCTTGGCCCTCCCAGCCCCTGATTGGCTGTTGGGAGTATATCCTTTGGTGGAGCTCATCTCTGCTCTTTCCCCACAGCACCACCTAGAGACACAAAAATATATCAGCTCTGTGGCTCAGTTCATGTGTCTtatttttgtctgtctttgacagcaatgttgaaagctgcaggaTTTTCTCTTGAATAGagagaattttttaaaaaaaaagtttttctagTGGGTGGCCATTTCCCCCTTCCCACTGTCTCGTatcactgtatttatttatagtcaGTATTAACACATGGCCACATGTTCCACAGAGTCATGCATTACACAGCAAACCTGAATGTATTTCACGGTTGCAAGGCTTGAATCACTGTCAACTTTGTGTCTGTCTTTAGGGAACAAATACAGAGGTAAAGTGTAAGAGTTGAAGTCTGAGAACAAAGCTGCGTCTAGCGATGTTTCCTCCCTTGTATATTTCCTGTAAAGTTTGAATCACACCAAAGGGGAATGCAGAATTTGACACTGTTGCATTGGAAATTCCTACAGCGCACGAGGTCTCGTCTCACCCCAGCTGAGCACTACAAGTGTTAATTCAGACTCAACCACACAGCATGCTCTGACCTTGAAAAGTGCACGATCAAAGTGTCAAGATGTTTATTTGTCAagtacacagcacacacacacatagcaacCTCTTGTTCCAGGTGTGGTATTGAAGGTCTGCGTGGTGGCGGGGGCTGCTCGTCTCTGCTGTTCCTCACAGACAGCTGAAGTCTGGTTTCTCCCAGGCTccacacactgaaaacacacacgcactctTGCTCACTGAAGGTACAAACACTTTAATGCATTAGTTATAACTGTACTGACAATTAGCATGCATGCAAAAATGGGCGATTTTTGAGTATAGTCATGCAGAGCTGAAAGGAA is from Oreochromis niloticus isolate F11D_XX linkage group LG20, O_niloticus_UMD_NMBU, whole genome shotgun sequence and encodes:
- the LOC100702039 gene encoding uncharacterized protein LOC100702039 encodes the protein MGCCSVTQRHTGVDEVGPDEIELLELSGDNLGVWSLGETRLQLSVRNSRDEQPPPPRRPSIPHLEQEVVLWGKSRDELHQRIYSQQPIRGWEGQAAHMYGEIIHSSLVSLYISYTQETREHFLVLFSFHLLILSLDHSRQDFVYEGILPLSGLSFQVVSLDLDASHSPHMFEISSPVMDSKVFTCASAADLQKWMQHAEDRRYKAMMQPMSPSHCALSYLLPCDENWKREELKKYLLQAPIWQWEGSPIQHMGQPSYVSIVHIINTQRQGIQERLMVLFPQDIVLLSVDNNRLTIRYEGRLPRQSVKAVERSALPGRLEFELIGELVEPLQVSCTCMEDYQNWIFQLQQPDRSNHVTVSQPPPPLMPKLQRNRKESQEPMLAADPYHINGRG